Within Lagopus muta isolate bLagMut1 chromosome 1, bLagMut1 primary, whole genome shotgun sequence, the genomic segment gtaagcctttTATTTATCcccttttgttatcatagtctgctttgcctaactctcttgtttattttgtgattataacatcctaatattctgCCTTACCTGCAAAGGTGTTAAGATAGAAGTTTTTTACAACGTAGCGTTCAGAATGGTTGTCTGGGAAATACCCAATCCTAGACAAAGGAGCATATGTCTGTGATGCAAAGTCAGTATACTCTCTGATGATATCGCGTCTTTCCAGCTTCCCCATCACATTCTTCCTCTTAGCTATTAGTTTCCTGAGCACTGAAAAGGATACACAAATGTAAGAACTTTCTTCATACAGACAGTTTTAAAAAGCCTCAGCTTCAGGAATTCACAAAGGCTCCTGCTGGATAATATAAAACACGTCCAGTTTGCTCAGAACACAAGCTGGCTGTGCATATCTATATTGTGGTTGCTACCTGTTTCATCTTGAACAAAGACTGCAACCTTGTGAAAATAGAAAGGGCTTGTTTGAAAACTAAATCTCACACTGCACTCTCCCTGCTTCTCAAACATACTCAGTGCAAAATCATGCtgaatcttttttattttctcttctttagcTTTCTGATGATTTTGCCAGTGGTCATCCAAGCGCTTGGCATCCAGctcattttgtttctcctctcgcctctgcagcagcttcttaAAGGCTTCCAGTCGAATCTCTTGCAAcctttaaggaaaagaaaagccaggTATGATTTAGAGAACTCTGCAGTGTTCTGTGCAATGTACCAGCTGGTGGCTTTACACACAGTTCATATTGTGTATctcatttttaatctttcttttttaaaagtggAAACCTGCTGGTGGAAAGACTGCTGTAGTAGCAATCTCATATtaaatttaacaaaaatatcCCTTCTGCAGATCAGgggatttctgcagaaatcaaaGGTTTGTACCCTCCAGCCAATCCTCTAAcccttcttgtttcttttctctttatgtcataattaaaagaaatgaagtgtACAACTGGTCTCTCACTTTTCTATTTCCTGTTCTCTAAAAGCCCATTCCTTCCTCTCCATTTCATCCatcattttcctcctctttgcaATGTTCGAGGCACTGTCCATGGCTGGAAGAGTTGCTTCCCATGCACGTTTTTCCCGGGCACGTTCAATCATCTCCACTTCGGCTAGTCCTGCTGGTAGCCCCCGGCCTTAGAGGGACaagaaacagcagctctttAGAAGAACTGTCAATCCACCAGGGCACTAAAGTATTAGAGGGTTTCATGGGCACAAACCCCTACGTTAAAGAGATGCAGAAGGGCCAATAGGCAGAAGTAAATACACCCAAAGCCAGTAGAATACTACGTGAGAAATGGTTGGACCTGCAGCTGCTATAGCTTAGTTGACATGAATGTTATCTCTTCATTCCTCTACTGCAGGCTGGAAAGGAGGATATTTTCTGAGAATGAGCACTTACTGTGTCATCCCCCAGTATGCATTGCTACTGTAGATGAAACACTGGGAGATGAGGACTCTATTCTTCCACAGAagcattcttattttcttactgaTGTCTAGCTCAGAACAGCTGAAGAACAGAGGGTAAGTGCAAAACTTCTACTAGTTCATACTTGTAAAACGTGACCTTTTTATACTCAAAGCTCTTTATTATATGCCCCAGAAGAGCACTATTAAATATGTGAACACtatatctattttaaaaatagataaaataaccatagaatcattaaggttgaaaaagatcaTTAAtatcacctagtccaactatcaacccatcaccacaatgtctactaaaccatgtccctcagtgccacatctacacttttcttgaaaacttccagagacagtgactccactacctccctgggcaatctgttccaatgcattaccactcttttgGAAAGAAACGTTTTCTAATGTGCAACCTGAATCTTTCTATGTTCAACTTCAGGCCATTATCACTTTATTGTGCCATAAGGGAAGACTGCAAAGGGCTACCATTCCAAAGGTACAAGTAGACTTGAAACCTGACATTGAATAAAGGAGAATCTGCTGCTAAAGGAGGGATATAACTATTACAATTTATCTTGATTCTGCAACTCACCCCAAGTGAGAGTAGCAAGTGTCAGAAGCTCGGGGACTGAGCCACTGGGAACTACATATTCAGGGGAATATGGATCTGTCTGGGCTTCACCATCCCTGTAATCGGTCTGTGTGCCGAAAGTTCGTATTTTGGGACCAAAGATCTCGCTGTCTCTTGTAGATAAATAGACATTGGGCTCTGTCCTAAAAAGTGATGAAAGATGGAAGAACATTTGTcacatttaaaagaacaaaacagagatgCAACACTATGTCAAAGGTACCACATTCAAATGTGCATTGTTTcatctgcattttgctttcattcacGTTAAATCCATTACCTTTACTAAAAGCAGACAGATGTAACACTAAATCCTTTGAACGCTTCCTCCTTATATAAGCAAACCAGAAATCTCCCAGTTTCAGCTCTCTTGAATTATTGCTGCAAATTTGCCCTACGTATTCATTCTAAAGCACTGCTTCTAATAGACACAAAATGTAACTGATGGCTGAGTAGAACATGAAGGAGCGCTGCTTCGGTTTAACTTACATGTTTGCCTTTCTAGCATTTCCAGAACAAAACTCAGTTCTGGTACAAGCAGTTGCAACTTCCATTGATTCCATTCGCATTCTTCAAAATTTGATCTGCATTGCAAATCACATCAGACTACCACATTACTCAATGGATGCTCTATACAACTGAACAGTATTGCAGCCATCACAGaaattgtaaaaaataaataaataatcagtaTTTAATGCTGTACTGGAGAATCCTCTGTAGAGGTATTTTTTCCAAGATTCAGAGATGCTTGGCAGTCTGTTTCAGGCCTCACAATCTTAACATACTACTTGTGTCAGAAAGCACTGCTTACCTACTGCAAGCAAGCACCAAACCAGGCAGTCACCTGCTCACCCAGGAATTCTCAACAGTGAACAAACTCTATCACTTACCAAGTTTTTCCTGTCATTCATTACAAGAACTATTAATCACTAAGTAGCTAACCAATCATTTTCAGGTGAGCTGTGGCCTATTACAACAGTTTGTTTCAGAAGCCAATACTTACTTTGCAATCACATAAGAAACATCTAGTGGAAGCAGCTTGTTAGGAGGGACAAgaggtctgaaaaaaaaaaaaaaaagagaacaaggagACAAGTCAATAGCCATGAGACATAAAAGATCATTATAGCTTAGAAAAACTGCAGTTCATTAATTTCAGTGGAGTTGTACTGATTTTCCACAACTCAGAATCTGAACCTGCACGTTGTGCCTGAATATTCAAGAATACTTTCACAGCTAAGTAATACTTCAATAGAAGGAATGAGTGTTATTCTTCAGacagagcatgaaaaaaaataagtattttctgaTTCAAAATCTTGATTTTCCTTACGGCTTTTGATACTGATCCAGTTGTGATTTCAGAAGAATTACAGTGATCTGTGGTGTGCTAGGAAATGGGGAGTCACCAAtagcaaagcaaattaaatCAGTGATTTTCAACAGCATAGAGATCCTGGACACCAGTGGACTATTTCCAAGTGGTCCattagaaaaagcagaagtagacctattatatttattatacaGTGATGTACACTAAGACTGGGCATGAAGACAAAGTATTCATACTAAGAATTCTTTCTTACGCATTCTTACAGTTTGCATATTGTTGCTCCATAGCAATCCTCCTGAGACTCTGAGAGACTTAAAAGGCATTACAACTAGAAAATTTTGCATGTCTGAAACTTGAAAAAGGTGTAGAATTGGTATACTGTGAttaccatagaatggcctggttgAATAGGACCTCaaagtttcaacccccctgctatgtgcagggtcgccaaccagcagaccagtCTGCCGAGAgcaacatccagcctggccttgaatacctccagggatggggcatccacagcctccttgggcaacctgttccagtgtgtcaccaccctctgtgtgaaaaacttcctcctgatatctaacctaaacctcccctgtttcagtttaaaaccattccccctggtcctacCACaatcaacccatgtaaacatTTGTTCCcctttaaataatattttatataatgttTTAAACATATAGTTTTTTATAAATGagaaatgctttctatttaCAGTCAAGATTTACTGCAATATTATAAAGAACAGCTGATGAATTAGGAATACTTTTGTTCTGATTCTTTAACACACagtccttcattttctttctctaaagcAACCAGATGAACTAAAAGCTTTCAATTAACAAAAGCTGTGCATAAGACTTTTTGCAGGTGACTACTACTGTACTGTTTTACTTTTCCCCCTTCAAAGAGAGTCAAgaccagactggatggggctttgagcaacctggtctataGGGTGGTGTCCCCGCCTATAGCAGggggcttggaactagatgatcttccaacccaaaccactctatgattctattctgtcAATGTTACAGTTAAGCTAACCAAACATGAAGGTCCTATCAGAAAGAATGGACTCTATTACAGTAGCATTAAAGAATGTTAATAACATACAATTTTTATGGGATTTAAAGTGGTTGTGTTGGCCAATAGCTGTCTCTTCAAATGGATTTAACACAAAGCACACATGACTAAGTTGAGAATGTTTGTATGCTAGCTGTTGGTTTAGATCATGATTCTAGCGCTGACCGCAGTGTAATTCTGGCAGGAACAGAGCAGTAGAGGACATGGATGAAAAGTTAATTAAAGATTCCCTTTAATCCCATTCtgctcctggaaaaaaaattgggagCTTAAAAATGCCTTCTATGCCTTCCATAGAAGGAACATTTCCAGGAGTTTTGAGTGCCACGGTGGTTTAGTTTGAAATTTTCTACAAATAATGATTAAGTACAGAATGCTTCGTACAGTAACTCATTACCTGAAAATTCTGGGACAGTGTGAATgtaaagagacagaaaagaccaaaaaaaaaaaaaaaaggggagagagtaaaacaaaaaggagaacaGACTTGaacatataaatattatatgAACTTCACAAAATCAAGCTTCAGAACTCTGTTTCAAATTAGTTCATTGCTTACCTTGCAAAATATTTGTAGCGATTCCTTCCAGTAACTTCAGGATCTTCATACACCATTTGGGGTATCTGAAGAGAAGTTTGACCTCTAAAAGCCAAAATACAGGTAAAGTAGTACAGATTCTTTACTCATGAAATACATTCAGAGCAgttctgacttctttttcttatgcatcatcattcatttttcctcttctctggtTGCACCATCCAAACATGCATATTACAAATTCCACAAAATCCTCATACATACACAAGcaattatattttgctttttttcatacttACATACACAGCAAGACAATTTCACACTTCATTGTGTTATTTccctggcagaaaaaaaagtcatcagcCAGATTTAATAAAAGTTCTTTATGTACCTGTCATGACAAGGCATAAATGCTTAACctaaaaaaatacttctattGAGAGTTGAGGGGCTGAGCTCATTTTCTTAAAGTGAAAAACTTTCCGTAACAGAAAATATGTGGTAAATGAAGGTATGTGATATAGTGAACAAAGTGGAAAACTACAATTTGCTGCTTTCGAAAAGTAGCTAGGGATTTCAAATAAGTGTGAGAAAGCTTAGAAGCAACAatgaggaaagaagggaggaatAACTTTTGGATTAACAAATGAGAGATCCTGGGATATGTATATGctcagttttggttttttttccagaagaaacccaagttctctgaagaaaattctTGTTAACACTGTTATATGATTGCAAGTACATATGGACGGACTTTTTGTGTTGAACAGAGAAGACACAACCCCACTGAGTAAAATGGGCTTGTAGAATTAGCATTAGATTGCCCTTCCTTCAGAGAGCATATCCCTAGAAGGTACCCATTGGAGAACTTTATGATTGTAAACGCTGAAATTGAGTTATTTTGTGCTCTTGGGAAGGAGACAACCTTTCATGGCAAAGATACCATGCTAGTATTTCTCTGCATTCCGCTCAGGGACACGATTTAccagagggttgttagagttagggtagtatggttaggttgtggtagaacttgatgatcttaaaggtttttttccaatctgagtgattctatgattctatgatttcaatTACAGTTTTctaatacagaagaaaaattatgcTGTTCATGTGAATGTTTCAAAAATTATGCTGAAATAAGTACATCAATagtgtttcttcattttctcttcatcttgAATTTACAGTAGTGAGACcatcttggttttctttcttttaacgCCCTGAggtctttattttaaaaccaggTGGTCTATTGAGGCAATCAGTGAGGGAATGTTTGAGACTGAGTCCTTTGAAGGCTATATCAGGACTGCCATTAGATTTCACAGCTACTTTATATTCCAGTCTTATTCTTCTCAACCTGcagccttaaaaaaaacaaaattgtggtgtttttcctgttgttgtttttaagtagtATATCATGCTATTAAAGTCAATCATTAAATTGTTTGTAAGGCCAGTCCTGAAGGTTCTGTTTTCCTGATATCTTTTTTGATAACTTACAACAATTCTGACCTTAAGTGTATGGGATTCTGGGTACTCAAGTTGGTTGATGCcacttaattttaaatacagagcCTCATTGACAGAAATAAGGTAAATAATGCATAATATTGCTTGACAGCTGGGATAAAAACAGGGGCTGCATAGTGACATCAACTGTCTTCAAAGACCTCATAAGccctgtgagctgtgctgtggaacTCAAGGAGCCAACCATATGGCCACAAACTACAGCAATGCCTGCAGAGTAATGCTTCCTACATCTCCCTTGACATAATGTTTACTGACAAGGTCATCTCTTCCCAGCATTTTTAGTCACATCATGAAACAAAGGAGAGGAGAACGGTTCAAGATGCTGTGCGATAATAGTAGATACTTACTCAGCACTAATCAACCTATTACTGTAAAGTCGTGTTTGAAATTCTAATGAGTTAACTGAGCTGATGGCTAGTTCCACTAGCTGACTCTATGTATGAGTGCTGCTGTTAGATGGATTTATGTTTCATTCAGCGCAGGTGGGCACTTATTCTTAAGATCTAACTTTATTAGCATAAGCTATTCATCCTGTTATGATATGTTATAGGCACAATGGGAAGCCAGTGAAACAGCCTCTTTTATTCCTCAGATCCTGCCTCTTCCAAGACCTTGACTTACATTTGCTGACTTTGCTGAAATAAACGAGCATTCATTCCTGATAACCTTGCAGAAGCAACACAGCCACTGAGACAACAGCTGGAAAATAATTCTATCATCTTCACTATCGgcagcactgaaacagaagggatgtatttctctttcttcatatatatatatatacatataatactAATTGCAAgatattttgcaaatatatgTTGCTGAAatgtgaatgtatttttaaaacacttcaggTTTCAAAAAGGCTGCTGCTACAGAATAGCAAGCAAAATAGAAGAAACCACTGAGGTTTTCATGTGCTGGGGACAGTTTGAGTTGCTGAtaataagaaacaaacaaacaaacaaacaaaacacctccAAAGTATTGCTTTGTTGCAGAATTGAGAAGAGTATGCTTTCgaaactgaacagaaatagGCGTGAAATTCTTCATATCACTCTTAAACTTCCTTGATTACTCTCTGGCAAGTGGTAAAACTCAGTtaacaaaaccagagaataTATCATATGAAAAGCCCATGGTCTAAAGTTAGTTTGTTagggcagcaaaaaaaaatatgaaaacaagtagCCAGGCTAATGCCTGCATTCTTGAGTGTTGCTACAAGAAGACTCTTAAAGACGCATACTGTGGCAAAACTCAAATGACTGCTTAAATATTTGCTGAATTAGAAGTGCAGATTGCAATGCCAGGAGAAAAGTCAGACAAAAAACTTCTGAACTATAAACGCATGTCCCGGTTCAAGCACCATACATGCTTGAATGATCCACCTGGCTGCAAGTTCCTCGGACAGCTACCACTGAAGTAACTCGTGAGCCAGTGAAGACTTTGCAACTTGTCTGATCTATAAGAGATTGAATTACTCTTCATTTTGCCTGCAGCTACTGCAGAGCAGATAGCACAGGGATGAAGGAATGTGTAATGTCCACCCTGTAAGAAACAGATGGGAAACAACACTCCACAACAGCTGCAATCTCTTAATTTCAAGGGCAATATAAGTAGGAGCAAATTGCAGTCAACACCACTTCAGTGTGtcagggtttttgttgtttttgtttgcaagtttgttttaaattaccCAAGCATGAAACACTTACACTGCAAGCTGCTGTAGAGCCTTCAGGCGCTGCTGAGCCCTCTCTCTCCATCTTCGATCAATAAATGGAGGCACTGCATCTTTGCCCTCCAAGCACAGCCCATAGCCCGGGAAATGGAGCAAGCTACTAAGCATACTTGTGAAGACTGGTACTTCTACCTAATGTTTGTGTGGACACAAAGAAGAAGAGGTGCGTTAGTGATTTCAAAGAGCATTAAAGTGATCAGAATTTCGGCTGGTGCTGATgagtatatgtatatacaagCAATCCATAGAAAAGGCTGGTGTTATTTACAGGGCAtttgggaagaggaaagaagaagacATACACATGCTAGTGACTGTAGCCAGTTAGATGGTACTTCTCAAGATGTGGAGCATATCAGACTAGCAGCAGATGCACAGATATGTCTTCTGGCTGTTTTCCAGTATCTAAACTTATACTACAAATCCAAGGGTCTAACAGTTTTGTTACATAAAGAAGTTAGTGTGCAGAAACTGTGAATATGCAGTCATGTGAACTTCTAGCAGATTACCCCATGTAACTCCCTCCCACTAGGTGTGCTCTAGAAATGAAGAAGCAGTTATTTTACTTAGAGagtaaaattacattattttataataCAGTAATTTTAGCATGTGCTAAAAATATCTTGATGGGAGTTAGCATACAAAAAAgatcacattaaaaatacacactCTTTCTTCTGGAGCACTGATTTCCCTCGGTAGATATGCCTTAAATCTGAAGATTTATGGTTACCAATAAATCTTCGTAATTGTGACTCAATTATAAGTGATGTAGATACATTGGCTTCTGTAGAGcctgaaatctgttttgaattGCAGTGGATAGTAACTTGCACACATATAGGATAACAGTGACATTTCAAGCACACTAACTCATCAGAGTGTGTCAGATTATGAAGACCTAGGCAACCTTCTATGAGTAACTGCTTTCTGGGCATGAGActgcatttgtgttttatttctcttggaaGGGAATTCAAGTTCTAGGAGTTCGGAAGTGCTTATAAACGAGCATTAGCTCAGCCTCTGCCCACCCCATTTTGTGATGCTATAGATCAGGAAttcaaagttgttttgttttgtattgcaGGTTACACAGTTGGTGATTCATAcacttaaaaaacattttatagaaATCAGAGTACGTCACCATACCGTCTGCAACATTACATCTATGACATTTGCAACCTCTGTGACTGTGCATCTGCTTACTTGTTGCGCCTGAACTGTTGGCACAGGGGTGGACAAGCACACATCTCTGTCAAGTagatatatatttacatatacagGAGCCTGACATAACTAGGTAAGAGACatccagaaacatttttcaaaaaaatgtttcatttgggGGAATTTCTCCTTGCTGGATAGGAATGGACTTTCAGAGTCTCAAATATTTGCCTTGTACGCTCAGTCAAGCACAAAGTTTCAGGAGGGCTCTTAGTTTAAAATCCaattcactgtgctgctgcagtcttGCTGTAGCAAGTCTGCTTTTTCTTGGCATTCTGCCTATATGCAGCCTGTCCAGACATCGATCACTGCTGTGCAAAGATGTGACTGCAGCTCCCTAAGGATGTGCCCTAGCTGATTTTAAACTAGCTAGGTTGAATACTGATAGCAGGAGGACGGTGGGAGAGCTAAGCATGGGCTAACTAAGAGCTAAGGGAAGCTGAGCTATGCAAACCTGGAAGAATCAGGATGGGTTTGCAACCTGTTACAGGCTGCTTAGCTGTTGATACCTAGTAGATTTCAAGCTGTTTGAGTATGTTGTTACCTTGAGCTGCAATGCAAGTACATCCCAAGGTATGGGAGAGGACACTGAAATAACACATTTTAACAGCTGTATTCGAGCAACAGCCCAGCAACTGTCCAGTTGTTTTATTAGATCTTAATGCCATATGCAAGATATTGTTTATCAGCATTTGGTACGTTATTAGAAATACCTATATGCAATTTTGGAAACTACCCAGGATATGAAACTGGGCATTTCTAGGTTGCTGCTACAGTCATCCCAGCCAGCAATAAGGTGCTCTGTGCATTGTCTTTTATATCAGGTAAAATTCCTaactttccttcctttgctgtgtgGGTTGTTGCTTTAAGGGAGCAGCTGAGTAAAAAAGGTTCTATCCACTTGTGTGCATATGTGTGGAAAACCAGGCGTACCAGGTGAGCTCTCTTTGGCAAACACCTATCAAATTCTCACTGACAAGCTGAATGTGGGCATTTGCCTTTGAATGGCCCTTCTCAATTGGTAACGTGTACAGAGGGTCTGAAAGATAAATGAACAAATGGATCTAGTTACACACAGAAGGCACCAGCGGGGGACACCGCTCAGGATCCTTTCCCTCTTTAAAAGTCTGCCCAAACAGGTTAAAAACTGACGGGCAGTCAGCCCCAGCGACTGCACAGCTGTCCCGCTCCCAGACCCCCGCCACAGGCGGAGACGCACACCCGAAGGCCGCGACCGCTCCCCGCGGGGATGCTGGGCCTGGCCACCCCAGTCCCCCCGCCCCGGGGGCCGCGTGCTGCGGGGAGTACCGTGGAGGCGGCAGAGAGTCCGACCGGAAGCCGCCCGCGGGATGCGGAGACGCTGCGCGGCTGATGGCGGCGGACGCCCGCCGTCACCGGGGCAACGGAGGCCACGCCCCCTGTGTGACGTCACCGCGCTGAGAGGAAGCCGAGGCGGCGGGCTTTGTCCTGCCCAAGATGGAGGGTGGTGGGGGGCGGTCCTTCACCACCGGTACTGAATGCTGCTACATCGGCACTACCACCTCAAGTCCTTCACAGCACCAGCCCTTGTTGTAGACGGTGCTCGCCAGTTCTCCTGGATCCTTGCTAAGTGCTTAAGAAAAACTTTTTAGCAATTAAGCTGGAGTActggatgttagggggaagttctttgctaggagagtggttaggccctggaacgggctgcccagggaggttgtggatgccccgtccttgaacgtgtttaaggccaggttggacggggtcctgggcaacctgatctgaatatgtatgtttggtggccctgctaggcaggggggttggaactacatgatccttggggtcccttccaacccgggtgattctgtgattctgtgtaaatcCAGATGTTTCTGGCTCTCCTCACGTCTGCAGGACATcccttgaaataaaaaacagagaaaataggCTTGGTGCCTACCTTCTTGAGCAAGCTACTGGCATTGTTGCATTTGTACAGCATCCAAAAAGACCTACGTGAGGGATTACAAACCAACATTACTCTGCTAGTGAGTTGTAATGCTGCTTTGAAAAGGAGGAGGCTGTCATCCTCCCTGAGGAACAAACCTGGAAACGCTGGTGCTGCTGAATGGAAGGCTCTCCTTTTGTCAGTCTAAGGGgtttggcagcagcactgctgagactGCTCATAGAGAACAGggcacaaaaagcagcagagctgtcaaGGAACTATCTCCTTTGCCTACTGCCTTGAAGTAGGTCCCTTGCATTCATTATTTCATGTGTACCAAAAGAATTACTCACAGCTTGGCATGTCTGACACAAAATTTTATTCCCTTGCTACTTCATCACCAGAGAGAGACATGAGGACTGTGGCTCCAAGTTCTTTGACTCTAGCAATTTACGTTTAAACACTGAATTTAAGTTT encodes:
- the CFAP91 gene encoding cilia- and flagella-associated protein 91 isoform X2, which translates into the protein MLSSLLHFPGYGLCLEGKDAVPPFIDRRWRERAQQRLKALQQLAVGQTSLQIPQMVYEDPEVTGRNRYKYFARPLVPPNKLLPLDVSYVIAKTEPNVYLSTRDSEIFGPKIRTFGTQTDYRDGEAQTDPYSPEYVVPSGSVPELLTLATLTWGRGLPAGLAEVEMIERAREKRAWEATLPAMDSASNIAKRRKMMDEMERKEWAFREQEIEKLQEIRLEAFKKLLQRREEKQNELDAKRLDDHWQNHQKAKEEKIKKIQHDFALMLRKLIAKRKNVMGKLERRDIIREYTDFASQTYAPLSRIGYFPDNHSERYVVKNFYLNTFAGLCELEASLPDSVTQVEIKAPKPKNNITKTGYIKRSARLEVELALVHQALLEKKNKVKEPKKPLHFLEKVEKPVPRPPTPILEKPSIEEEERELAVICLQKLLRGRAVQNKMFEEKEKRLELIQELRTTHALQENGQLLLKVQEKMIRALQQQHDLKMHKLSSMESHLAREEGRALANMFDFLSKELLRLQEERRIHAFVMLAERTRRMREAEESGRRQVEERQRQEEDEIFRQVVKVHQSTVDSYLEDIILSSMENTAEEQAREEVQRMAVEINDIAYELERSEAIPKKTHLCCSSDHPWECGRVIG